From one bacterium genomic stretch:
- the rfbB gene encoding dTDP-glucose 4,6-dehydratase, with amino-acid sequence MRTLVVTGGAGFIGANFVRHALGEDVERIVVFDKLTYAGSLLNIAGLDEKRVVFVRGDIADRAAVRRLFDEERPDALVNFAAESHVDRSIDDPTTVFETNIRGVFELLEAARADLKRDPARAASFRFLQVSTDEVYGSLGPTGLFAEETPYAPSSPYSSAKAAADHLALAWRRTYDLPVVLTNCSNNYGPFQYPEKLIPLMILNALEGRDLPIYGDGGNVRDWLYVEDHCAGIWLALTRGELGGKYNIGGRNEKTNLEIVDGICALLEARVPARTNPALAARGKGAYAELKKFVADRPGHDRRYAIDASKIRAELGWAPRHDFASGLAATVDWYLARRDWCEAVQKDTYDRRRLGLGG; translated from the coding sequence ATGAGGACGCTGGTCGTCACGGGAGGCGCAGGGTTCATCGGCGCCAACTTCGTCCGGCACGCGCTGGGCGAGGACGTCGAACGGATCGTCGTCTTCGACAAGCTGACCTACGCCGGCAGCCTGCTCAACATCGCGGGGCTCGACGAGAAGCGCGTCGTCTTCGTGCGCGGCGACATCGCCGACCGCGCCGCGGTGCGGCGCCTCTTCGACGAGGAGCGCCCCGACGCGCTGGTCAACTTCGCCGCCGAGAGCCACGTGGACCGCTCGATCGACGACCCGACCACGGTCTTCGAAACGAACATCCGCGGCGTCTTCGAGCTGCTCGAGGCGGCGCGCGCCGACCTCAAGCGCGACCCGGCCCGCGCCGCGTCGTTCCGCTTCCTCCAGGTCTCGACCGACGAGGTCTACGGCTCGCTCGGGCCGACCGGCCTCTTCGCCGAGGAGACGCCGTACGCGCCGTCGAGCCCCTACTCCTCGGCCAAGGCCGCGGCGGACCACCTCGCCCTCGCCTGGCGGCGGACCTACGACCTGCCGGTCGTGCTGACGAACTGCTCCAACAACTACGGGCCGTTCCAGTACCCGGAGAAGCTGATCCCGCTGATGATCCTCAACGCCCTCGAGGGGCGCGACCTGCCGATCTACGGCGACGGCGGGAACGTCCGCGACTGGCTCTACGTCGAGGACCACTGCGCCGGCATCTGGCTCGCGCTGACGCGCGGCGAGCTCGGCGGGAAGTACAACATCGGCGGGCGGAACGAGAAGACGAACCTCGAGATCGTGGACGGCATCTGCGCGCTGCTCGAGGCGCGCGTCCCGGCGCGGACGAACCCGGCGCTCGCGGCGCGCGGCAAGGGCGCCTACGCCGAGCTGAAGAAGTTCGTCGCCGACCGCCCGGGGCACGACCGCCGCTACGCGATCGACGCCTCGAAGATCCGCGCCGAGCTCGGCTGGGCGCCGCGCCACGACTTCGCCTCCGGCCTCGCGGCGACGGTGGACTGGTACCTCGCCCGCCGCGACTGGTGCGAGGCGGTGCAGAAGGACACCTACGACCGCCGCCGACTCGGCCTCGGCGGCTGA
- the rfbA gene encoding glucose-1-phosphate thymidylyltransferase RfbA, with protein MKGIILAGGSGTRLHPLTRCVSKQLMPVYDKPMVYYPLATLMLAGVREILLISTPADLPSYQRLFGDGRQFGLSIAYREQPHPGGLAQAFTLGREFVGGDRAALALGDNLFYGHGLPEYLRRAAARETGATVFAYRVRDPQRYGVVEFGPDGKALSIEEKPAKPRSNFAVVGLYFYDNRVLDVAANLTPSARGELEITDVNRAYLEMGELHVETLGRGIAWLDTGTPQSLMQAANFIQAIEERQGLKVSCPEEIAYKLGYIDRAALVAAGESMRNNDYGQYLLRLAEEG; from the coding sequence ATGAAGGGGATCATCCTCGCCGGCGGCTCGGGAACGCGGCTCCACCCGCTGACCCGCTGCGTCTCGAAGCAGCTGATGCCGGTCTACGACAAGCCGATGGTCTACTACCCGCTGGCGACGCTGATGCTCGCCGGCGTGCGGGAGATCCTGCTGATCAGCACGCCGGCCGACCTGCCGAGCTACCAGCGGCTGTTCGGCGACGGGCGGCAGTTCGGCCTCTCGATCGCCTACCGCGAGCAGCCGCATCCCGGCGGCCTCGCCCAGGCGTTCACGCTCGGGCGGGAGTTCGTCGGCGGCGACCGCGCCGCGCTCGCGCTCGGCGACAACCTCTTCTACGGCCACGGGCTGCCGGAGTACCTGCGGCGGGCGGCGGCGCGCGAGACCGGCGCGACCGTCTTCGCCTACCGCGTGCGCGACCCGCAGCGCTACGGCGTCGTCGAGTTCGGCCCCGACGGCAAGGCGCTCTCGATCGAGGAGAAGCCGGCGAAGCCGCGCTCCAACTTCGCGGTCGTCGGCCTCTACTTCTACGACAACCGCGTGCTCGACGTCGCCGCGAACCTCACGCCGTCGGCGCGCGGCGAGCTCGAGATCACCGACGTCAACCGCGCCTACCTCGAGATGGGGGAGCTGCACGTCGAGACGCTCGGCCGCGGCATCGCCTGGCTCGACACCGGCACGCCGCAGTCGCTGATGCAGGCCGCGAACTTCATCCAGGCGATCGAGGAACGGCAGGGGCTGAAGGTCTCCTGCCCGGAGGAGATCGCCTACAAGCTCGGCTACATCGACCGCGCCGCGCTCGTCGCCGCGGGGGAGTCGATGCGCAACAACGACTACGGCCAGTACCTGCTGCGCCTCGCCGAGGAGGGGTGA
- the rfbC gene encoding dTDP-4-dehydrorhamnose 3,5-epimerase encodes MKFLETALPGVVVVEPDVYRDARGFFVESYQREKYEAGGIAVPFVQDNLSSSARGVLRGLHLQTRRPQAKLVRVALGEALDVVVDVDPRSATFKRHVAVRLDAESQRQVFVPAGYAHGIAILGERTLVEYKVSDFYDPGGELSIRWNDPELAVPWPLEAPILSAKDAAGLPLAEALAKLGK; translated from the coding sequence TTGAAGTTCCTCGAGACCGCCCTTCCCGGCGTCGTCGTCGTCGAGCCGGACGTCTACCGCGACGCGCGCGGCTTCTTCGTCGAGAGCTACCAGCGCGAGAAGTACGAGGCCGGCGGGATCGCCGTCCCGTTCGTGCAGGACAACCTCTCCTCGTCGGCGCGCGGCGTGCTCCGCGGGCTGCACCTGCAGACGCGCCGCCCGCAGGCCAAGCTGGTCCGCGTCGCGCTCGGCGAGGCGCTCGACGTCGTCGTGGACGTCGATCCGCGCTCGGCGACGTTCAAGCGGCACGTCGCCGTGCGGCTCGACGCGGAAAGCCAGCGGCAGGTCTTCGTCCCGGCCGGCTACGCCCACGGCATCGCGATCCTCGGCGAGCGGACGCTGGTCGAGTACAAGGTGAGCGACTTCTACGACCCGGGCGGCGAGCTGTCGATCCGCTGGAACGACCCCGAGCTCGCGGTCCCGTGGCCGCTCGAGGCGCCGATCCTCTCGGCGAAGGACGCGGCCGGCCTGCCGCTCGCCGAAGCGCTGGCGAAGCTCGGCAAGTAG